A portion of the Carcharodon carcharias isolate sCarCar2 chromosome 18, sCarCar2.pri, whole genome shotgun sequence genome contains these proteins:
- the LOC121290597 gene encoding histone H4, whose protein sequence is MSGRGKGGKGLGKGGAKRHRKVLRDNIQGITKPAIRRLARRGGVKRISGLIYEETRGVLKVFLENVIRDAVTYTEHAKRKTVTAMDVVYALKRQGRTLYGFGG, encoded by the coding sequence ATGTCAGGACGTGGAAAAGGCGGCAAGGGGCTGGGGAAAGGAGGAGCCAAGCGCCACCGGAAAGTGCTCCGGGATAATATCCAGGGGATCACCAAGCCGGCGATCCGCCGGCTGGCTCGGCGAGGCGGAGTGAAGCGAATCTCCGGCCTCATCTACGAGGAGACCCGCGGCGTTTTGAAAGTCTTCCTGGAGAACGTGATCCGGGACGCGGTCACTTACACCGAGCACGCCAAGAGGAAGACGGTGACCGCCATGGATGTGGTGTACGCCTTGAAACGGCAGGGTCGCACTCTCTACGGTTTCGGCGGATAA